From one Brevundimonas sp. PAMC22021 genomic stretch:
- a CDS encoding LemA family protein, with translation MSTPKPAALLALLVLAPAVSACGYNTIPTKQERAEAAWADVQNDYQRRADLIPNLVATVQGAAIQERTTLTDVINARARATAVTVSADDLDDPAAFQQFQQAQGQLSGALSRLLVSVEAYPQLQANQNFLTLQDQIEGAENRIAIARRDYNEAVRDYNTSLRTFPNVIWAKTVHSGSQPMQLFTAAAEAQAAPQVNFNLGAPSSAPAATPGGQAAPVAPGSPPPAQ, from the coding sequence ATGTCCACGCCAAAGCCCGCCGCCCTGCTGGCCCTGCTGGTCCTCGCGCCCGCCGTGTCGGCTTGCGGCTACAACACCATTCCGACCAAGCAGGAACGCGCCGAGGCGGCCTGGGCCGACGTTCAGAACGACTACCAACGTCGCGCCGACCTGATCCCCAACCTGGTGGCGACGGTCCAGGGCGCGGCGATCCAGGAGCGGACGACTTTGACGGACGTGATCAACGCCCGCGCTCGCGCCACTGCTGTCACCGTCTCGGCCGACGACCTCGACGACCCCGCCGCCTTTCAGCAGTTCCAGCAGGCGCAGGGGCAACTGAGCGGCGCCCTGTCTCGCCTGCTGGTCTCGGTCGAAGCCTATCCGCAGCTTCAGGCGAACCAGAACTTCCTCACCCTCCAAGACCAGATCGAGGGCGCGGAGAACCGCATCGCCATCGCCCGGCGCGACTACAACGAGGCCGTGCGCGACTACAACACCAGCCTGCGCACCTTTCCCAACGTGATCTGGGCCAAGACCGTACACTCCGGATCGCAGCCGATGCAGCTGTTCACGGCCGCCGCCGAGGCCCAGGCGGCGCCGCAGGTGAACTTCAACCTCGGCGCGCCCTCGTCCGCTCCGGCCGCGACGCCAGGAGGTCAGGCCGCGCCGGTCGCCCCGGGATCGCCGCCGCCGGCGCAGTAA
- a CDS encoding carboxylesterase/lipase family protein, with product MTFAAPTIRVEQGVLAGEASGDVLAFKNIPYAAPPTGERRWRPPVEPSSWQGERDATTYGAICIQAPAPGDPGVGAGPMSEDCLNLNVWSPAARTSRPAPVMVWIHGGGLNNGSGTAGLYDGSALAREGVVVVTLNYRLGRLGFFDHPALAAERPAGEAAGNYGLMDVIAALRWVRGNIGAFGGDPANVTVFGESAGGAIVTRLMISPPAQGLFHKAVVQSGLGRERVAWLDRRGPKGEPSARERGEVFAYGAGLRTAADLRAAPAELFLTPAPIFANGDLTIIDGRVVPDQVEAVFRAGRQSAAPLIIGTNSREFWWIRPTDPNGYGTADDEMTWLERAEAAQVYGGLEGFDAQAMTDLVFAEPARHLARLHARAGHKAWLYRFDISSAENPEPHGGATHAIERPYVFGTLNTLPYPVEDRDRAASRAMMAYWTAFARAGDPNGRGRPAWPGAAEGDTQLLYFGNDGPVAQAVPDRIRLDVLERYRERTR from the coding sequence GTGACTTTCGCCGCACCGACAATCAGGGTGGAGCAGGGCGTGCTTGCCGGCGAGGCGAGCGGCGACGTGCTGGCCTTCAAGAACATTCCCTATGCGGCGCCGCCCACGGGCGAGCGCCGCTGGCGACCGCCGGTCGAGCCGTCGTCCTGGCAGGGCGAACGGGACGCCACGACCTATGGCGCCATCTGCATCCAGGCGCCGGCGCCGGGCGATCCCGGGGTCGGGGCGGGTCCGATGAGCGAGGACTGCCTGAACCTGAACGTCTGGTCACCGGCCGCGCGCACATCGAGGCCGGCGCCCGTCATGGTGTGGATCCATGGCGGAGGATTGAACAACGGTTCTGGCACGGCCGGCCTCTACGACGGCTCGGCCTTGGCCAGAGAAGGCGTGGTCGTGGTCACGCTGAACTATCGGCTGGGCCGGCTAGGCTTCTTCGATCATCCGGCGCTGGCGGCTGAGCGGCCGGCGGGGGAGGCGGCCGGCAACTACGGCCTGATGGACGTCATCGCCGCCCTGCGGTGGGTGCGCGGCAACATCGGGGCCTTCGGGGGTGATCCGGCCAATGTGACGGTCTTTGGCGAGTCGGCCGGCGGCGCGATCGTAACCCGCCTGATGATCTCGCCGCCGGCGCAGGGGCTGTTTCACAAGGCTGTGGTCCAGTCGGGCCTGGGACGCGAGCGGGTGGCCTGGCTGGATCGACGCGGCCCCAAGGGCGAGCCGTCGGCGCGCGAACGGGGCGAGGTGTTCGCCTATGGCGCGGGGCTGCGCACGGCGGCGGACCTGCGTGCTGCGCCAGCCGAACTGTTCCTGACGCCTGCGCCGATCTTCGCCAATGGCGACCTGACGATCATCGACGGGCGGGTCGTGCCCGATCAGGTGGAGGCGGTCTTCCGCGCCGGCCGTCAAAGCGCCGCGCCCTTGATCATCGGCACCAACAGCCGTGAGTTCTGGTGGATCCGTCCAACCGATCCCAACGGATACGGCACGGCCGATGATGAAATGACATGGCTGGAGCGCGCGGAGGCGGCGCAGGTCTATGGCGGGCTGGAGGGCTTCGACGCCCAGGCCATGACGGACCTGGTGTTCGCCGAGCCGGCGCGTCACCTGGCGCGACTGCATGCGCGTGCGGGTCACAAGGCCTGGCTTTATCGCTTCGACATCAGCTCGGCCGAGAATCCTGAGCCGCACGGCGGCGCAACCCACGCGATCGAGCGGCCTTATGTGTTCGGCACGCTGAACACCTTGCCCTATCCGGTCGAGGACCGGGACCGCGCGGCGTCGCGGGCGATGATGGCCTATTGGACCGCATTCGCGCGGGCCGGCGATCCGAACGGGCGGGGACGACCGGCCTGGCCGGGCGCTGCCGAAGGCGACACGCAGTTGCTCTACTTCGGCAATGATGGTCCGGTGGCGCAGGCCGTGCCGGACCGGATCAGGCTGGACGTGCTGGAGCGTTATCGGGAGCGGACCCGCTAA
- a CDS encoding TPM domain-containing protein: protein MVTPFTAEDSARVAAAIRKAEARTSGEIFCVVTQQVSSYRDISLGWAAAAALILPLALLPLGFDPAWFPGVGDSWESAHLAARDITVAKAIGAYAVLQAAIFIAVFLVTRIPAVLRLVTPRNVRRIRVRRAALAQFLAHGIHETEARTGVLIFAALYDHRVEVIADEGVHRKTPPEVWGQAALAITKAMQDGRPATGFEAAISLCGDVLAEHFPPDPRDVNELPDRLVVI, encoded by the coding sequence ATGGTGACCCCCTTCACGGCCGAGGACAGCGCGCGCGTGGCGGCGGCCATCCGCAAGGCCGAGGCGCGCACCTCTGGCGAGATTTTCTGCGTCGTGACGCAACAGGTCTCGAGCTATCGCGACATCAGCCTGGGCTGGGCGGCCGCAGCCGCCCTGATCCTGCCGCTGGCGCTGCTGCCGCTCGGCTTTGATCCCGCATGGTTTCCCGGCGTCGGCGACAGCTGGGAGTCGGCGCACCTGGCGGCGCGCGACATCACCGTGGCCAAGGCCATCGGCGCCTATGCCGTGCTCCAGGCCGCCATCTTCATCGCCGTCTTCCTGGTGACTCGCATACCAGCGGTGCTGCGGCTGGTGACGCCGAGAAACGTCAGGCGCATCCGCGTGCGCAGGGCGGCGCTGGCTCAGTTCCTGGCTCATGGCATCCATGAGACGGAGGCGCGCACCGGCGTGCTGATCTTCGCGGCCCTCTACGATCACCGCGTGGAGGTGATCGCCGACGAGGGCGTGCATCGCAAGACGCCTCCCGAAGTCTGGGGTCAGGCCGCGCTCGCTATTACCAAGGCCATGCAGGACGGTCGCCCGGCCACCGGCTTCGAGGCCGCCATCAGCCTGTGCGGCGACGTGCTGGCCGAGCATTTCCCGCCCGACCCGCGCGACGTCAACGAACTGCCCGATCGGCTGGTCGTGATCTGA
- a CDS encoding YgcG family protein, with the protein MATLSLMERIARRLSALLLGLSVLALTSPALAQGDPQFPPLTGRIVDQARLLSPAKETGLDAKLAALEADTSDQLVVVTLNSLNGLEIEDYGYQLGRHWGIGRGQRDNGVLLIVAPNERKARIEVGYGLEPILTDAFSSRVIQTRMLPAFRSGGYERGITDGVDALIAQMRLDPAEAQARAQGVEPERAEAPIGPMILIALVFLFMFLGAMGSVSRRGRHYRRRGVSPVLIWAASEAFRASASSRRGGFGSGGIGGGFRGGGGSFGGGGASGGW; encoded by the coding sequence GTGGCTACCCTATCGCTCATGGAACGCATCGCGCGACGGCTGTCGGCGCTGCTGCTGGGGCTGTCGGTCCTTGCACTGACGTCGCCCGCGCTGGCGCAAGGCGACCCGCAGTTCCCGCCGCTGACCGGGCGGATCGTCGATCAGGCGCGGCTGCTTTCGCCCGCCAAGGAAACCGGGCTCGACGCCAAGCTGGCCGCGCTCGAGGCCGACACCAGCGACCAGCTGGTCGTCGTCACCCTGAACAGCCTGAACGGCCTCGAGATCGAGGATTACGGCTATCAGCTCGGCCGCCATTGGGGCATCGGACGCGGCCAGAGGGACAACGGCGTCCTGCTGATCGTCGCCCCAAACGAGCGCAAGGCTCGGATCGAGGTGGGCTATGGGCTGGAACCGATCCTTACGGACGCCTTTTCCTCGCGCGTGATCCAGACGCGGATGCTGCCCGCCTTTCGGAGCGGCGGGTATGAGCGCGGCATCACCGACGGCGTGGACGCCCTGATCGCCCAGATGCGGCTCGATCCCGCAGAGGCCCAGGCGCGAGCCCAGGGCGTTGAACCCGAGCGCGCCGAGGCGCCGATCGGACCGATGATCCTGATCGCGCTGGTGTTCCTGTTCATGTTCCTGGGGGCGATGGGCTCGGTCAGCCGACGTGGGCGACACTATCGCCGGCGAGGCGTCTCGCCCGTGCTGATCTGGGCGGCGTCGGAGGCTTTCCGAGCGAGCGCGAGCAGCCGCCGTGGCGGATTCGGCTCGGGCGGCATCGGCGGCGGCTTCCGTGGCGGCGGCGGCAGTTTCGGCGGCGGCGGAGCCTCAGGCGGATGGTGA
- a CDS encoding HWE histidine kinase domain-containing protein, with translation MRVFATGDNAEDLGAAFDASPNAYVLLRPADLTIVAANQAYLDALSVGRDQIVGKPMFETFDSGSGSEAPENVRQVRTSLERARDMRQRDHLATVRFSVLRPGIDGQAVFEERLWSATHTPVLNPDGEVVLLLQHTTDVTDLEASREGQGVQAGSPHIAVGGQVLKRAQQVQESNRRLEAERNRIVEMIMQAPGFMALLTGPEHRFEIVNDAFHRLVGERDIVGKPIREALPELEDQGFFSNLDTVFTTGEPFEGRQSRIQLQTGPNRLMENLYLNFIYQPIRDSSGAVAAILVQGHDVTDSVRAAERQKLMIDELNHRVKNTLATVQSIAVQTARSHQDPATFAEAFQSRILSLSHTHDLLTRSHWEGADLRAILNHETEAHGVARVSLNGPPVALEPAMALSLGMIFHELATNAAKYGALSHADGRVLVDWSVTDQRDRVLHMSWREVGGPPVAEPDRRGFGSRLIQRNVRHDLAGEIDLVYAPTGLTAELTVPLDGRQTG, from the coding sequence TTGAGAGTCTTCGCGACAGGCGACAACGCCGAAGACCTGGGCGCCGCTTTCGACGCGTCCCCAAACGCCTATGTGCTGCTGAGACCCGCCGACCTGACCATCGTCGCCGCCAACCAGGCGTATCTGGACGCTCTCAGCGTCGGTCGCGACCAGATCGTCGGCAAGCCTATGTTCGAGACCTTCGATTCGGGTTCGGGCAGCGAAGCGCCGGAAAACGTCCGGCAGGTCCGCACATCGCTGGAACGCGCGCGCGACATGCGCCAACGCGATCATCTGGCGACCGTGCGTTTTTCCGTGCTTAGACCAGGCATAGACGGTCAGGCGGTGTTCGAAGAGCGCCTCTGGAGCGCCACTCACACGCCTGTCCTGAATCCGGACGGCGAGGTGGTGCTGCTGCTGCAGCACACCACCGACGTCACCGATCTGGAAGCCTCGCGCGAGGGGCAAGGCGTCCAGGCGGGCTCCCCTCATATCGCCGTCGGTGGGCAGGTCCTGAAACGCGCCCAGCAGGTGCAGGAGAGCAACCGGCGGCTCGAAGCTGAGCGCAATCGCATTGTCGAAATGATCATGCAGGCGCCCGGCTTCATGGCGTTGCTGACGGGGCCTGAACATCGCTTCGAAATCGTCAACGACGCCTTTCACCGACTTGTCGGCGAACGCGACATCGTGGGCAAGCCGATCCGCGAGGCCTTGCCCGAACTTGAAGACCAAGGTTTTTTCAGCAACCTGGACACCGTGTTCACCACCGGCGAGCCATTCGAAGGTCGTCAGAGCCGGATCCAGCTTCAGACTGGCCCCAACCGTTTGATGGAGAACCTCTACCTCAACTTCATCTACCAGCCGATCCGCGACAGCTCGGGTGCGGTGGCCGCCATTCTGGTTCAAGGTCACGATGTCACCGACAGCGTGCGCGCCGCCGAACGTCAGAAGCTGATGATCGACGAGTTGAACCACCGGGTGAAGAACACCCTGGCCACGGTTCAGTCGATCGCCGTGCAGACCGCTCGCTCGCACCAGGATCCCGCGACGTTCGCCGAAGCCTTCCAGTCACGCATACTATCCCTGTCGCACACCCACGATCTGCTGACGCGCAGCCACTGGGAAGGCGCCGACCTTCGCGCCATTCTGAACCATGAAACCGAGGCTCATGGCGTCGCGCGGGTCAGCCTGAATGGTCCGCCGGTGGCGCTGGAGCCGGCCATGGCCTTGTCCCTGGGCATGATCTTTCACGAACTGGCCACCAACGCCGCCAAGTACGGCGCACTGTCTCATGCGGATGGACGGGTTCTCGTCGACTGGAGCGTCACCGATCAGCGTGACCGCGTCCTGCACATGTCTTGGCGCGAGGTGGGCGGCCCGCCTGTCGCCGAACCTGATCGCCGGGGTTTCGGCAGTCGATTGATTCAGCGGAATGTTCGCCATGATCTGGCGGGAGAGATCGATCTGGTCTACGCCCCCACCGGATTAACGGCGGAGCTGACGGTTCCGCTCGACGGAAGGCAGACAGGATGA
- the fni gene encoding type 2 isopentenyl-diphosphate Delta-isomerase, whose translation MSEEPILARKDQHLDIVLQGRGRHARDAGFDTVHFVHEALPDLDHAKIDLGADFLGQRLQAPLLISSMTGGPARAGDINARLAEAAQHLGIALAVGSQRAALEHGAASGLDGGLRRRAPDTPILANIGAAQLTRGFGVDEARRIMEAIGADALIVHLNPLQEACQPEGDRDWWGVGAALEALVRRLDAPVVVKETGAGISASTARRLADMGVAAIDVAGAGGSNWALIEGERSSGAEDRSHAAVFADWGIPTARALIEARRAVPHLLLIGSGGVRNGLDAAKAIRLGADIVGQAAGVLQAATISTEAVVSHFQTVVRQLRTACFCTGSANLQALKRAPLQAEQI comes from the coding sequence ATGAGCGAAGAGCCGATCCTCGCCCGCAAGGACCAGCATCTGGACATCGTGCTGCAGGGCCGTGGTCGGCACGCGCGCGACGCCGGCTTCGACACGGTGCACTTCGTGCATGAGGCCCTGCCGGACCTGGACCACGCCAAGATCGACCTGGGCGCCGACTTCCTGGGGCAGCGGTTGCAGGCGCCCCTGCTTATCAGCTCGATGACGGGAGGGCCGGCGCGCGCCGGCGATATCAATGCGCGCCTCGCCGAGGCTGCCCAGCACCTGGGGATCGCCCTGGCTGTCGGGTCGCAGCGCGCAGCGCTGGAACACGGCGCCGCCAGCGGCCTGGATGGGGGACTGAGGCGTCGAGCCCCAGATACGCCGATCCTGGCCAATATCGGCGCGGCCCAGCTGACGCGCGGCTTTGGAGTGGACGAGGCGCGGCGGATCATGGAGGCGATCGGCGCCGACGCCCTGATCGTTCACCTGAATCCCCTGCAGGAGGCATGTCAGCCCGAGGGCGACCGCGATTGGTGGGGCGTGGGCGCCGCGCTGGAGGCGCTGGTCCGGCGGCTCGATGCGCCCGTGGTCGTCAAGGAGACGGGGGCGGGCATCTCGGCTTCCACCGCTCGCCGCTTGGCGGACATGGGCGTGGCCGCGATCGACGTGGCCGGGGCGGGCGGCTCGAACTGGGCGCTGATCGAGGGCGAGCGGTCGAGCGGCGCCGAGGACCGCTCGCATGCGGCCGTGTTCGCCGACTGGGGCATCCCAACCGCTCGGGCTCTGATTGAGGCGAGGAGGGCTGTCCCCCATCTGCTGCTGATCGGCTCAGGCGGGGTGCGGAACGGCCTGGACGCCGCCAAGGCGATCCGGCTGGGCGCCGACATCGTCGGACAGGCGGCCGGCGTGCTCCAGGCCGCGACGATCTCGACGGAGGCCGTGGTCAGCCACTTCCAGACGGTGGTGCGCCAGCTGAGAACCGCGTGCTTCTGCACCGGTTCGGCCAACCTGCAGGCCTTGAAGCGCGCGCCGCTGCAGGCCGAGCAAATTTAG
- a CDS encoding bifunctional methylenetetrahydrofolate dehydrogenase/methenyltetrahydrofolate cyclohydrolase → MTVEPARAALIDGKTFSAALVERVAAAAARLNQAHGVQAGLAVVIVGEDPASQIYVRNKGERTLGAGMRSDTHRLAETTTQAELLSLIAGLNTDAGVHGILVQLPLPAHIDASAVLAAIDPDKDVDGFHVVNAGRLAVGLPGLVPCTPLGCLLMLKDQLGDLSGLHAVVVGRSNIVGKPMAQLLLAESCTVTIAHSRTRDLPALCRTADILVAAVGRPEMVRGDWIKPGATVIDVGINRVPSLDPAKAAEGKTRVVGDVAFAEAVQVAGRITPVPGGVGPMTIACLLANTYVAACRQNGIAPEPLDA, encoded by the coding sequence ATGACGGTCGAGCCTGCACGCGCCGCCCTGATCGACGGCAAGACGTTCTCCGCGGCCCTGGTCGAGCGCGTCGCCGCCGCCGCCGCCCGCCTGAACCAGGCGCATGGTGTCCAGGCGGGCCTGGCCGTCGTGATCGTGGGCGAGGATCCGGCCAGCCAGATCTATGTCCGCAACAAGGGCGAGCGCACCCTGGGCGCAGGCATGCGGTCGGACACCCACAGGCTGGCGGAAACGACGACTCAGGCCGAGCTGCTGTCGCTGATCGCGGGGCTGAACACCGATGCGGGCGTACACGGCATCCTGGTGCAACTGCCTCTGCCCGCTCACATCGACGCTTCGGCGGTGCTGGCCGCGATCGATCCCGACAAGGACGTGGACGGCTTCCATGTCGTCAACGCGGGGCGGCTGGCGGTCGGGCTGCCCGGCCTTGTTCCCTGCACGCCGCTCGGGTGCCTTTTGATGCTGAAGGACCAGCTGGGTGATCTGTCGGGCCTTCACGCGGTGGTGGTCGGGCGCTCCAACATCGTCGGCAAGCCGATGGCGCAGCTGCTGCTGGCCGAAAGCTGCACCGTCACCATCGCGCATTCGCGAACGCGCGACCTCCCTGCCCTTTGCCGCACCGCCGACATCCTGGTGGCGGCGGTCGGCCGGCCCGAGATGGTTCGCGGCGACTGGATCAAGCCGGGCGCCACGGTGATCGACGTCGGCATCAACCGCGTCCCCTCGCTTGATCCCGCCAAGGCCGCCGAAGGCAAGACGCGTGTCGTGGGCGATGTGGCCTTTGCCGAAGCTGTTCAGGTCGCCGGGCGCATCACGCCCGTGCCGGGCGGCGTGGGTCCCATGACCATCGCCTGCCTCTTGGCCAACACCTATGTGGCCGCCTGCCGCCAGAACGGGATCGCGCCGGAGCCGCTGGACGCCTGA
- a CDS encoding response regulator, giving the protein MNDGLQGRRVLVVEDESLVAMLLETILEDMGCTPVGPASNIDDGETLARGDVELDAALLDVNVAGRQVFPVAAALKARGVPFVFSTGYGEGGLPDEWRGNPTIQKPFTEAAVRDALMKAMNIVTA; this is encoded by the coding sequence ATGAACGACGGGTTGCAGGGTCGGCGCGTGCTGGTGGTCGAGGACGAGTCTTTGGTCGCCATGCTTCTGGAAACCATCCTCGAGGACATGGGCTGCACGCCGGTCGGTCCCGCATCCAACATCGACGACGGCGAGACGCTGGCTCGCGGCGACGTCGAGCTGGACGCCGCCCTCCTGGACGTCAATGTCGCGGGGCGTCAGGTGTTTCCGGTCGCTGCGGCGCTCAAGGCGCGTGGCGTGCCGTTTGTGTTCTCGACCGGCTATGGTGAAGGCGGGCTGCCCGACGAATGGCGCGGCAATCCCACCATCCAGAAGCCCTTCACGGAGGCCGCCGTCCGCGACGCCCTGATGAAGGCCATGAACATCGTCACCGCCTGA
- a CDS encoding PPC domain-containing protein — translation MRRSSVLPLAGVVVLALGAPALAQDGRRIAVSEALQGELTARDPAAEDGARYDGYRFQARAGERVAITLESDSFDPVLVVGRQDRRSFDELARNDDAPGRGLNARLVFTAPEDGAYAIRATSLDEALGGYQLALASAPAAPAAAPLTLPANIAGQLQEGGAVNDDGAPAAFYSFSGRVGQHLAITLKSSDFDAYLVLRGADGSEALDEDDDGAGEGTDARISHTLEADGDYVIEARALSAEDVGRYRLQVEETPPPPEPTPAVFGQAVEGEIADADAQADNGAHYDAYRFSGTEGQRVQAVLRSGDFDAYLEIGSAEGAFEALASDDDGLGEGTDARLNLTLPSDGDYVIRAMPLGAEERGLYSLELTDRGPEPAPGVVVIGETARGTLSASDATTEEGAAFDAYRFQAKKDEKLQLTLVSNAFDAFLDVGRQAEGEPYESLATDDDGLSDTHARLSWTAPEDGGYVVRARSFGPNATGAYALTIERKP, via the coding sequence ATGCGTCGTTCGTCCGTCTTGCCGCTCGCGGGCGTCGTCGTTCTGGCTCTGGGCGCGCCCGCGCTGGCGCAGGATGGACGCCGGATCGCCGTGAGCGAGGCCTTGCAGGGCGAACTGACCGCGCGAGACCCCGCAGCGGAAGACGGGGCGCGCTACGACGGCTATCGTTTCCAGGCGCGTGCTGGAGAGCGGGTGGCGATCACGCTCGAGTCGGACAGCTTCGATCCGGTTCTCGTCGTCGGCCGGCAGGACCGGCGCAGCTTCGACGAACTTGCGCGCAACGACGACGCGCCGGGGCGAGGACTGAACGCCCGGCTGGTCTTCACCGCACCGGAGGACGGCGCCTACGCCATACGAGCAACATCCCTGGACGAGGCGTTGGGCGGCTATCAGCTCGCCTTGGCCAGCGCTCCGGCGGCGCCGGCCGCGGCGCCCTTGACCCTGCCCGCCAACATCGCCGGCCAGTTGCAGGAAGGCGGAGCCGTCAACGACGATGGCGCGCCCGCCGCCTTCTACAGCTTTTCGGGACGCGTCGGTCAGCACCTGGCGATCACCCTGAAATCGTCCGACTTCGACGCCTATCTCGTGCTGCGGGGCGCCGACGGCTCCGAGGCCTTGGATGAGGATGACGACGGTGCGGGCGAGGGCACCGACGCGCGCATTTCTCACACGCTTGAAGCGGACGGCGACTATGTGATCGAGGCGCGCGCGCTGAGCGCCGAGGATGTCGGTCGTTATCGCCTGCAGGTCGAGGAGACGCCGCCGCCGCCCGAACCCACGCCGGCTGTGTTCGGACAGGCCGTCGAAGGCGAGATCGCGGATGCGGACGCCCAGGCCGACAATGGCGCGCATTATGACGCCTATCGCTTCAGCGGGACGGAAGGCCAGCGGGTTCAGGCCGTCCTGCGCTCGGGCGACTTCGACGCCTATCTGGAGATCGGATCGGCCGAGGGAGCGTTCGAGGCGCTGGCGTCGGACGATGACGGATTGGGCGAGGGCACGGACGCGCGGCTCAACCTGACCCTGCCGTCTGACGGCGACTATGTGATTCGCGCCATGCCTCTGGGCGCCGAAGAGCGGGGTCTTTATTCGCTGGAACTGACCGACCGAGGTCCGGAGCCGGCTCCGGGCGTCGTCGTCATCGGCGAGACCGCGCGCGGGACTTTGTCAGCATCGGATGCGACCACGGAGGAGGGCGCCGCCTTCGACGCCTATCGCTTTCAGGCCAAGAAGGACGAGAAGCTTCAGCTGACGCTGGTTTCCAACGCCTTCGACGCCTTCCTCGATGTTGGCCGACAGGCGGAGGGCGAACCGTACGAAAGCCTCGCCACCGACGACGACGGGCTGTCGGACACCCATGCCCGGCTGTCCTGGACCGCGCCGGAGGACGGCGGCTACGTAGTCAGGGCGCGATCCTTCGGCCCGAATGCGACCGGCGCCTATGCGCTGACGATCGAACGCAAGCCCTGA
- the gor gene encoding glutathione-disulfide reductase yields MSHSYDYDLFVIGAGSGGVRAARLTALGGKKVAVAEEYRVGGTCVIRGCVPKKFMVMASEVSHALEIAEGYGWSFDNARFDWPTFLQAKDVEIARLSGIYTANLGKAGVDLIHGRAVLKDAHTVEIVGKNQTVTAERILIATGGRPWKPEALPGIEHAITSEEAFHLPELPKRILIAGGGYIAVEFAGIFAGLGVDTTLIYRGPNVLRGFDDDVRAHLAGEIEKRGIKVILGCQHASIEKTDRGLVNHLENGMRIETDVVMFATGRVPHVVDLGLESAGVELNEAGAIKVDAFSRTSADNIWAIGDVTDRMNLTPVAIREAVAFHQTVFRDNPQHFDYEAVATAVFSQPPVGVVGLTEAEARHSCAAGVDVYVTRFRPMKYAFTGSDERVLMKLVVDADTQRVVGVHIVGPDGPEMIQLAAIAVKAGLTKAQWDATCAVHPTMAEELVTLKDKQTASSGAV; encoded by the coding sequence ATGAGCCATTCCTACGACTATGATCTGTTCGTCATCGGCGCGGGGTCGGGCGGCGTGCGGGCTGCGCGGCTGACGGCGCTGGGCGGCAAGAAGGTCGCGGTCGCCGAAGAATACCGGGTCGGCGGCACCTGCGTGATCCGGGGCTGCGTGCCCAAGAAGTTCATGGTCATGGCCTCCGAGGTCAGCCATGCGCTGGAGATCGCCGAGGGGTACGGCTGGTCGTTCGACAACGCCCGCTTCGACTGGCCCACCTTCCTGCAGGCCAAGGACGTCGAGATCGCCCGCCTGTCCGGCATCTACACCGCCAACCTCGGCAAGGCGGGCGTCGACCTGATCCATGGCCGCGCCGTGCTGAAGGACGCCCACACCGTCGAGATCGTGGGCAAGAACCAGACGGTTACCGCCGAACGCATCCTGATCGCCACTGGCGGCCGTCCGTGGAAGCCGGAGGCTCTTCCCGGCATCGAACACGCCATCACCTCAGAGGAAGCCTTCCACCTGCCTGAGCTGCCAAAGCGCATCCTGATCGCGGGCGGCGGCTATATCGCGGTGGAGTTCGCCGGCATCTTCGCCGGGCTGGGCGTCGACACCACGCTGATCTACCGCGGACCCAACGTCCTGCGCGGCTTCGACGACGATGTGCGCGCCCATCTGGCCGGCGAGATCGAGAAGCGCGGGATCAAGGTCATCCTGGGCTGCCAGCATGCGTCTATCGAGAAAACCGATAGGGGTCTCGTCAACCATCTCGAAAACGGCATGCGCATCGAGACCGACGTGGTGATGTTCGCAACCGGACGCGTGCCGCACGTGGTCGATCTCGGGCTGGAAAGCGCCGGCGTCGAGCTGAACGAGGCGGGCGCGATCAAGGTGGACGCCTTCTCCCGCACCTCCGCCGACAACATCTGGGCCATCGGCGACGTGACCGACCGCATGAACCTGACGCCGGTCGCGATCCGTGAGGCGGTGGCGTTCCACCAGACCGTGTTTCGCGACAACCCCCAGCACTTTGACTACGAGGCCGTCGCCACAGCCGTGTTCAGCCAGCCGCCGGTGGGGGTCGTCGGCCTGACTGAGGCCGAGGCGCGGCACAGCTGTGCGGCCGGCGTCGACGTCTACGTCACCCGCTTCCGCCCGATGAAATACGCTTTCACCGGCTCGGACGAACGCGTGCTGATGAAGCTGGTGGTGGACGCCGACACCCAGCGCGTGGTGGGCGTCCACATCGTCGGACCCGACGGCCCGGAGATGATCCAGCTGGCGGCCATCGCCGTGAAGGCTGGCCTGACCAAGGCTCAGTGGGACGCCACCTGCGCGGTCCACCCCACCATGGCCGAGGAGCTGGTGACGCTGAAGGACAAGCAGACGGCGTCCAGCGGCGCCGTCTAG